A genomic stretch from Lathyrus oleraceus cultivar Zhongwan6 chromosome 2, CAAS_Psat_ZW6_1.0, whole genome shotgun sequence includes:
- the LOC127120187 gene encoding receptor-like protein kinase 7 produces MSSLNFFLFSFILVSSLKIAESKTHWKDIEALKQLKQNINLNSMNPGSCVSTWDFTFDPCENLFSEKFTCGFRCDVVVSQLSRVTELGLDQAGYSGSLSSIAWENLPYLETLDFSNNYFTGLIPDSFSNLTRLSRLSLSSNSFTGEIPSSIGTSLVNLQELYLDNNNLQGTIPSSFNNLKSLTRLELQRNNLTGKITDLGSLVNLYHMDLSDNRFSENPSSFPVSLVQISIRNNNISGGLASETFKNMMYLQVVDFSSNKINGYVPSIFFNLPSLQQLTLSFNEFSSIEAPYGTQSLQSELIAVDLSNNQLQGLLPAFLAFLPRLSSLSLENNRFTGLIPVQFALKTVFPETGMAPFGRLLLGGNYLLGGIPRPLLVLKQDSANVSLVDNCLFRCPHVFFFCQGGQQKSSSECSHVIIP; encoded by the coding sequence atgagttcTCTAAATTTCTTTCTATTTTCATTCATCTTAGTTTCTTCACTCAAAATAGCAGAATCAAAAACACATTGGAAAGACATAGAGGCTCTTAAACAACTCAAACAGAACATAAACCTTAATTCAATGAATCCAGGCTCATGCGTGAGTACCTGGGACTTCACCTTCGACCCATGCGAAAATCTCTTCAGCGAGAAATTCACCTGCGGATTCAGATGCGACGTCGTCGTTTCACAGCTGAGTCGAGTCACCGAACTCGGTCTCGACCAAGCTGGTTACTCCGGTTCACTCTCTTCCATCGCTTGGGAGAATCTTCCTTATCTCGAAACTCTCGATTTCTCAAACAACTACTTCACGGGTCTCATTCCTGATTCTTTCTCAAACTTAACTCGTCTGAGTCGACTCAGTCTATCATCCAACTCGTTCACCGGAGAAATACCATCTTCCATTGGAACATCTCTTGTAAATCTCCAAGAGCTATATCTCGACAACAACAATCTCCAAGGAACAATCCCTTCAAGCTTCAACAATCTCAAAAGCTTAACAAGGCTCGAACTTCAACGCAATAACCTCACCGGAAAAATCACTGATTTGGGCTCTTTGGTGAATCTCTACCACATGGATCTCAGTGACAATCGTTTCTCCGAAAACCCATCTTCATTCCCGGTTTCTTTAGTTCAGATTTCAATACGGAACAACAATATAAGCGGTGGTTTAGCCTCTGAAACCTTCAAGAACATGATGTATCTCCAGGTAGTTGATTTCAGCTCCAACAAAATCAACGGCTATGTTCCTTCTATATTCTTCAACCTTCCATCGTTACAACAGTTAACACTTTCATTCAACGAATTTTCCTCCATTGAAGCCCCATACGGAACACAATCACTACAAAGCGAACTCATAGCAGTTGATTTGAGTAACAATCAGCTTCAAGGCTTGTTACCTGCATTTCTAGCGTTTTTACCTAGGCTTTCTTCTCTGTCTCTGGAGAATAACCGGTTCACTGGTTTGATACCGGTTCAGTTTGCTTTAAAGACGGTTTTTCCTGAAACCGGAATGGCTCCGTTTGGGAGGCTTTTGTTAGGGGGAAATTATTTGTTGGGAGGGATACCTCGTCCTTTGTTGGTTCTTAAACAAGATTCTGCTAATGTGAGTTTAGTTGATAATTGTTTGTTTAGGTGTCCTCATGTTTTCTTTTTTTGTCAAGGTGGACAACAGAAATCATCCTCGGAATGTAGTCATGTGATTATTCCTTAG